Proteins co-encoded in one Planctomicrobium piriforme genomic window:
- a CDS encoding SLC13 family permease — MNFELLTVLALLLSAIVMFAINQPRMDAVALLMLTALPFTGAVTMSESLAGFADPNIVLIAALFVIGDGLVRTGVARLLGDWLTARAGSSEVRLLVLLMLVVCGLGSTMSSTAVTAIFIPVVLRISRSTGTAPGKLMMPLSMAALISGMMTLVATAPNLVVNSELIRQGATGFRFFSFTPFGAPVLVLCIIYMLFARRWLPGHVGDSNSGTRGRPSLSEWVERYKLANREHRVRVSARSPLVGRTLAELGLRNKSGANLLAIERDRMLIQPTPKTAIKAEDILLIDLFAESADVAELRQQYHLEELPFSGSHFTDHSQDLGMAEVILPADSELVGQTVAEARLRDRTGLTVIGLRRRNVAEERNLQHVELELGDTLLLMGPWKAIQSAQSSSNDFITLSLPREYDDVLPVPGKSLQSLFCLGLVILLMVTGLVPNVQAALIGCLLMGLLGCVNLESAYRSIDWKTIVLIVGMLPFSIALQRTGGVELASDALLSITNGLGVYGVLATLFCLTALLGMFISNTATAVLMAPVALSMAEHLSASPYPFAMIVALAASTAFMTPVSSPVNTLVVTPGNYTFSDFLKIGVPFSMIVMIVSVLMVPWLLPLY, encoded by the coding sequence ATGAATTTTGAGTTGCTGACGGTTCTGGCCCTGCTGCTGTCGGCGATTGTCATGTTCGCCATCAATCAGCCGCGCATGGATGCGGTTGCACTGCTGATGCTCACGGCGCTCCCGTTCACCGGCGCGGTGACCATGAGCGAATCGCTCGCGGGGTTTGCTGACCCGAACATCGTCCTCATTGCCGCCCTGTTTGTCATCGGCGACGGACTCGTGCGCACGGGCGTGGCCCGACTGCTGGGGGACTGGCTGACAGCTCGTGCGGGGAGCAGCGAAGTCCGGCTGCTCGTGCTGCTGATGCTCGTCGTCTGCGGGCTGGGCTCGACCATGAGTTCCACGGCGGTGACGGCCATCTTCATTCCGGTCGTCCTCCGAATTTCCCGCAGCACGGGGACCGCACCCGGCAAATTGATGATGCCCCTCAGCATGGCGGCGCTCATCAGCGGGATGATGACCCTGGTGGCGACCGCGCCCAATCTGGTGGTCAACAGCGAATTGATCCGCCAGGGAGCGACGGGCTTTCGCTTCTTCAGCTTCACCCCGTTTGGTGCGCCGGTTCTCGTCCTGTGCATCATCTACATGCTCTTCGCCAGACGCTGGCTGCCGGGGCATGTTGGCGATTCGAATTCCGGCACAAGGGGCAGGCCGAGCCTGAGCGAGTGGGTTGAACGCTACAAGCTGGCGAATCGCGAGCATCGCGTGCGAGTGAGTGCGCGTTCGCCTCTGGTGGGCCGAACCCTCGCAGAACTGGGCTTGCGCAACAAATCGGGCGCCAATCTGTTGGCCATCGAACGCGACCGGATGCTGATCCAGCCGACTCCCAAAACGGCGATCAAGGCGGAAGATATCCTGCTGATCGACCTGTTCGCCGAGAGCGCCGACGTGGCTGAACTCCGGCAGCAATACCATCTCGAAGAACTGCCGTTCTCAGGTTCGCATTTCACCGACCATTCGCAGGATCTGGGAATGGCGGAAGTCATTCTCCCGGCCGATTCGGAACTCGTCGGGCAGACAGTGGCCGAAGCTCGATTGCGCGACCGCACCGGACTGACGGTGATCGGTTTGCGGCGTCGCAATGTTGCTGAAGAGCGGAACCTGCAACATGTCGAACTCGAACTGGGGGACACGCTGCTGCTGATGGGGCCCTGGAAAGCGATTCAAAGTGCCCAGTCGAGCAGCAACGACTTCATCACATTGAGCCTGCCGCGCGAATATGACGATGTGTTGCCCGTGCCCGGTAAGTCGCTGCAATCGCTCTTCTGTCTGGGTCTGGTGATCTTGCTGATGGTGACGGGGCTGGTGCCGAACGTGCAGGCGGCGCTGATCGGATGTCTGCTGATGGGCCTGCTGGGGTGCGTCAATCTGGAAAGCGCGTATCGCTCGATTGATTGGAAGACCATCGTATTGATCGTCGGCATGCTGCCGTTTTCGATCGCTCTCCAGCGGACAGGCGGAGTCGAACTGGCTTCCGACGCACTGCTGTCGATCACCAATGGGCTGGGAGTCTATGGCGTACTGGCAACGCTGTTCTGCCTGACGGCGCTGCTGGGGATGTTTATCTCAAACACGGCTACGGCGGTGCTAATGGCCCCCGTGGCGCTGTCGATGGCGGAGCACCTTTCCGCCTCGCCGTATCCCTTTGCGATGATCGTGGCGCTGGCGGCTTCGACGGCCTTCATGACTCCGGTTTCTTCGCCGGTCAACACGCTGGTGGTGACGCCGGGCAACTATACGTTCAGCGATTTTCTCAAGATCGGCGTGCCGTTCAGCATGATCGTGATGATTGTCAGCGTACTCATGGTTCCCTGGCTGCTGCCGTTGTACTGA
- a CDS encoding AbgT family transporter produces MNDPQHESPTPPTASQRILNFVEAVGNKVPHPAIIFLILTGLVVLASHVLYITGASVSYDVVVLPPESAAHSEVEPPSVADTGIAVEYRTLDEAKAQIETRTTPAKSLLTADGIRFIYTSLIPNFMGFNAIGLLIVAMIGAGLAEEAGLVNALIHKLVMVSPRNALTYILVFLGIMSSVAADAGYLVLIPLAGTAFISVGRHPLAGIAAGFAAVGGAFTVNMVIKPLDAVLTEFTNDAIHLVDPTLSIDLGANLWFSIASVLFLTVVISLITELLIEPRLGVYVPAEPVDTRCRISPEEARGLKWALGALLGSLLLFGLLTLPAGAPLRNPQTGALIGNSPFMNGLIAVIMVLFLSTGIAFGTGVGKFKSVNDVINAIVKSVSSLGGTIFLMLIISQFVAYFNYSNIPTLMAVSMSSALVEADIGPFWLLIGFIGVVTLLDLFFTPAIAKWAIFAPVFVPLFVQLGVAPEAVLAAYRIGDGPMNAITPLNAYFALVVGFSQKYDKQAGVGTIVSLMLPYVVGLIVLWTLLFAAWFLLGLPWGI; encoded by the coding sequence ATGAATGATCCGCAGCATGAATCGCCGACGCCGCCAACCGCTTCACAGCGAATATTGAACTTCGTCGAGGCGGTCGGCAACAAAGTTCCTCATCCTGCGATCATCTTTCTCATCCTGACCGGCCTCGTGGTGCTGGCCTCACATGTGCTCTACATCACAGGGGCCAGCGTCTCTTACGACGTGGTCGTACTGCCGCCGGAATCCGCCGCTCATTCGGAAGTCGAGCCCCCGTCAGTGGCGGACACGGGAATCGCGGTGGAGTACCGGACGCTCGATGAAGCGAAAGCTCAGATTGAAACTCGCACCACCCCGGCCAAAAGCTTGCTCACCGCGGACGGGATTCGCTTCATCTACACGTCGCTGATTCCGAATTTCATGGGCTTCAACGCGATCGGCCTGTTGATCGTCGCCATGATCGGAGCGGGCCTCGCCGAAGAGGCGGGGCTGGTGAACGCGCTCATCCACAAGCTGGTCATGGTCTCTCCCCGAAATGCGCTGACGTATATCCTGGTGTTCCTGGGGATCATGTCGAGCGTCGCCGCGGATGCAGGTTACCTGGTGCTGATCCCCCTGGCAGGGACCGCGTTTATCAGCGTGGGTCGGCATCCGCTGGCAGGGATTGCGGCCGGCTTTGCGGCTGTGGGCGGCGCGTTCACCGTGAACATGGTGATCAAGCCGCTGGATGCCGTGTTGACGGAGTTCACCAACGACGCCATTCATCTCGTCGATCCGACGCTCTCGATCGATCTGGGAGCGAATCTGTGGTTCTCGATTGCATCCGTTCTGTTTCTGACGGTGGTCATCAGTCTCATCACGGAACTGCTCATCGAGCCTCGGCTGGGTGTTTACGTCCCGGCGGAACCGGTCGATACCCGTTGCCGCATCTCGCCTGAGGAAGCACGGGGGCTGAAATGGGCGCTGGGCGCACTCCTCGGCTCGCTGCTGCTGTTCGGATTACTGACGCTGCCTGCGGGTGCGCCGCTGCGGAATCCCCAGACCGGCGCCCTGATCGGCAACTCCCCGTTCATGAACGGGCTGATCGCGGTGATCATGGTGCTGTTCCTCAGCACGGGCATCGCCTTTGGCACCGGAGTGGGCAAATTCAAATCCGTCAACGACGTCATCAACGCGATCGTCAAATCGGTCAGCAGCCTGGGGGGGACGATATTTCTGATGCTGATCATCAGCCAGTTCGTCGCCTACTTCAATTACAGCAACATCCCGACGCTGATGGCGGTGTCGATGTCCAGCGCTCTGGTGGAAGCGGACATCGGCCCCTTCTGGCTGCTGATCGGGTTCATCGGCGTGGTGACGTTGCTGGATTTGTTCTTTACGCCGGCCATCGCCAAGTGGGCGATCTTCGCGCCGGTCTTCGTGCCGCTGTTCGTGCAGTTGGGAGTCGCCCCCGAGGCGGTCCTGGCGGCGTACCGGATTGGTGACGGCCCGATGAACGCGATTACGCCGCTCAACGCCTATTTCGCACTGGTTGTGGGCTTCTCGCAGAAGTACGACAAGCAGGCCGGCGTCGGCACGATCGTGTCGCTCATGCTGCCGTACGTCGTGGGACTGATAGTGCTGTGGACACTGCTCTTCGCCGCCTGGTTCCTGCTGGGACTGCCGTGGGGGATTTGA
- a CDS encoding transglutaminase family protein, protein MKQVRIIHSTEYFYSEPVKFGTHRALLRPREGHEVHISSSRLVVEPEASVRWLRDIEGNSVAILTFQTPSDKFRLLAEFDVTLCDDNPIECLISPQARSYPFQYDPAEQIELVPYRLPSYPYDGPALHEWLRALYEPGQLIDSFELLNRLNTHIFKSLKYVERHDHGVQLPHQTLELGSGSCRDYAVLMMEAARHWGFGSRFVTGYIQMAEGQHGATHAWTEIYLPGAGWRGFDPTNNKLAGNEHISVGVTREQEKAAPLSGTWEGPSDAFQRMEVSVQVVALPSTTTA, encoded by the coding sequence ATGAAGCAAGTCCGCATCATCCACAGCACCGAGTACTTCTACAGCGAGCCCGTAAAATTCGGCACGCATCGGGCACTGCTGCGTCCGCGCGAAGGGCACGAGGTGCATATCTCCAGTTCCCGACTGGTGGTCGAGCCGGAAGCGTCGGTGCGCTGGCTGCGGGATATCGAAGGGAACTCGGTCGCGATCCTCACGTTCCAAACCCCTTCAGACAAGTTTCGACTGCTGGCCGAGTTTGACGTGACGCTCTGTGACGACAATCCCATTGAGTGTCTCATCTCGCCCCAGGCCCGTTCCTATCCATTTCAGTACGATCCGGCCGAGCAGATCGAACTCGTTCCCTATCGGCTGCCCAGCTATCCCTACGATGGCCCTGCCCTGCATGAATGGCTGCGGGCACTCTACGAACCCGGGCAGCTTATCGACTCGTTCGAACTGCTCAATCGCCTGAATACACATATCTTCAAGTCGCTGAAATATGTCGAGCGTCACGACCACGGCGTGCAACTGCCGCACCAGACGCTCGAGTTGGGCAGCGGCTCGTGCCGCGACTACGCGGTATTGATGATGGAAGCGGCGCGGCACTGGGGATTCGGTTCCCGCTTCGTGACCGGCTACATCCAGATGGCGGAAGGCCAGCACGGCGCGACGCATGCCTGGACGGAAATCTATCTACCGGGCGCAGGCTGGCGGGGCTTCGATCCGACGAACAACAAACTCGCCGGGAACGAACACATCTCGGTGGGCGTCACCCGTGAACAGGAAAAAGCCGCCCCACTCTCCGGCACCTGGGAAGGCCCATCGGATGCGTTTCAGCGAATGGAAGTGTCAGTCCAGGTGGTCGCCCTGCCTTCGACGACGACTGCCTGA
- a CDS encoding MFS transporter translates to MATLSDSTARTGAEVRDSWVPMIVIALGQMLMSFNVAAIPVSMSGMVESFNTPPTTVGTAVVLYSLGVSGFIMLGAKLGQRFGSKVFFQTAAGLFLLAMVTIVLSPTAEIMLAGQGLAGFAGAALVPTLVVLIADHYRGKQQAEAVGWLGSARAIAGVLAFIIVGSVATWLSWRWAFGLLIVHSAVLLLLSFQLKPSRPKPDVKIDLIGVLLSSAAVICIIFGFNNLRTWGVLLARPAAPFDLVGVSPAPALIVVGVAILAAFVAWSHRQASAGKTPLIALEVVDSPREWMTVVALFAIVAMEGAINFSVPLYIQIVQGSPAFQTSIAMMPFMLTVFFTAILIVRLYKRFTPRQIATGAFLLVAAGTAWLATVVRNDWSVPPVIAGLIVVGLGQGALVTLLFNVLVTASPKELAGDVGALRGVTQNLAAAVGTAVVGAVLVGLLSTMIIGQLNQNPVITAELKDEVNLTNLNFMSDVQIKERLGATSATPDQLEEALRINAEARIRALKVGFLCLTGLALLSLFPCRWLPNYRPDEIPST, encoded by the coding sequence ATGGCAACACTCTCTGATTCGACCGCACGCACCGGGGCCGAGGTGCGCGACTCGTGGGTGCCGATGATTGTCATCGCACTCGGCCAGATGCTGATGTCGTTCAATGTCGCGGCGATCCCGGTGTCGATGAGCGGAATGGTTGAGAGTTTCAACACTCCTCCGACCACCGTCGGAACAGCTGTCGTGCTCTACTCTCTCGGCGTGTCCGGATTCATCATGCTCGGCGCCAAGCTGGGGCAGCGGTTTGGCTCGAAGGTCTTTTTCCAGACGGCGGCGGGCCTGTTTCTGCTGGCGATGGTGACGATTGTCCTCAGTCCAACCGCGGAGATCATGCTCGCCGGCCAGGGGTTGGCCGGGTTTGCGGGAGCGGCTCTGGTCCCCACGCTGGTGGTGCTCATCGCCGATCACTATCGGGGCAAGCAGCAGGCGGAAGCGGTGGGCTGGCTCGGCTCAGCGCGTGCGATTGCCGGCGTCCTCGCCTTCATTATTGTCGGATCGGTTGCCACCTGGCTCAGTTGGCGCTGGGCGTTCGGGTTGCTCATTGTGCATTCGGCGGTCTTGCTGCTGCTGAGCTTTCAGCTCAAACCGTCCCGGCCAAAACCCGATGTCAAAATCGATCTGATCGGCGTCCTGCTCTCGTCTGCGGCTGTGATCTGCATCATTTTCGGCTTCAATAACCTCCGTACGTGGGGAGTGCTGCTCGCACGTCCCGCGGCGCCGTTCGACCTCGTCGGAGTGTCGCCGGCGCCCGCCTTGATCGTCGTTGGCGTTGCGATCCTGGCCGCGTTCGTCGCCTGGTCGCACCGGCAGGCGTCCGCGGGAAAAACTCCTTTGATCGCGTTGGAGGTGGTCGACTCTCCGCGGGAGTGGATGACGGTCGTGGCACTGTTCGCGATCGTTGCCATGGAGGGGGCCATCAACTTCTCCGTCCCGCTCTACATTCAGATCGTCCAGGGCAGTCCCGCCTTCCAGACGTCCATTGCGATGATGCCCTTCATGCTGACGGTGTTTTTCACCGCCATTCTGATTGTCCGTCTCTACAAGCGATTCACGCCGCGCCAGATCGCGACGGGCGCGTTCCTGCTGGTCGCCGCCGGGACCGCCTGGCTGGCCACCGTCGTCCGCAATGACTGGAGCGTTCCGCCGGTGATCGCTGGCCTGATCGTGGTCGGCCTCGGGCAGGGAGCGCTCGTGACGCTGCTGTTCAACGTGCTGGTCACCGCTTCGCCCAAGGAACTGGCTGGCGACGTTGGGGCACTGCGCGGCGTGACCCAGAACCTCGCTGCAGCCGTGGGAACGGCCGTCGTCGGAGCCGTGCTGGTCGGGCTCTTGAGCACGATGATCATCGGTCAGTTGAACCAGAACCCGGTGATCACCGCCGAGTTGAAGGATGAAGTCAATTTGACAAACCTGAACTTCATGAGCGACGTCCAGATCAAGGAACGATTGGGGGCCACAAGCGCCACACCCGACCAATTGGAAGAAGCCTTGCGCATCAATGCCGAGGCGCGGATCCGCGCACTGAAGGTCGGTTTCTTGTGTTTGACCGGCCTCGCCTTGCTTTCACTGTTCCCATGTCGCTGGCTCCCCAATTACAGGCCCGACGAAATTCCCAGCACCTGA
- the glsA gene encoding glutaminase A produces the protein MKPTAAESSTPNATVPFVSTGHLPPDERVSELIAEAHARFKSNTDGQNSAVYPALERVPSELFGICVVGTSGNVYSAGDAEAEFTIMSVSKPFVFALVCELLGSSTVRDKIGANATGLAFNSLAAIEQGSQGRTNPMVNAGAIATTSLAPGATPEDKWKFIYDGLSRFAGRELPMNEEVLESARATNFRNQSIARLLQSFGRIYMDPAEATDLYTRQCSLNVSARDLAVMGATLADGGVNPLTKERVVDPAVCHYALAVMATAGLYETSGDWLFDIGLPGKSGIGGGIVTVSPGKGGIGTFAPPLDAAGNSVKGQLVARFLSQQLGMDLFVSKPEV, from the coding sequence ATGAAGCCAACTGCTGCCGAATCATCAACTCCGAACGCGACCGTCCCGTTTGTTTCGACCGGACATCTCCCGCCCGATGAACGTGTCAGCGAGCTGATTGCCGAGGCTCACGCGCGATTCAAATCGAACACGGACGGTCAGAACTCCGCGGTGTACCCTGCCCTGGAGCGGGTTCCGAGCGAGCTTTTCGGCATTTGCGTGGTCGGAACGTCCGGCAACGTCTATTCCGCCGGCGATGCGGAAGCCGAGTTCACGATCATGAGCGTCTCCAAGCCGTTCGTCTTCGCGCTCGTCTGTGAATTGCTCGGCAGCAGCACGGTGCGTGACAAAATCGGCGCCAATGCCACCGGCCTGGCGTTCAACTCGCTGGCCGCCATCGAACAGGGTTCGCAGGGTCGCACCAATCCCATGGTGAACGCCGGCGCCATCGCCACGACCAGTCTCGCTCCCGGCGCTACCCCGGAAGACAAATGGAAGTTCATCTACGACGGGCTCTCCCGGTTCGCCGGACGTGAATTGCCGATGAACGAAGAAGTTCTGGAATCGGCCCGCGCGACGAACTTTCGCAATCAAAGCATCGCCCGGCTGCTACAAAGCTTTGGCCGTATCTATATGGACCCGGCCGAGGCGACGGATCTGTATACGCGGCAATGTTCGCTCAACGTCAGCGCTCGAGATCTGGCGGTGATGGGGGCGACGCTGGCCGACGGAGGCGTCAATCCACTGACGAAGGAACGGGTTGTCGATCCTGCGGTCTGCCATTATGCACTGGCGGTGATGGCCACTGCTGGCCTGTATGAAACATCCGGCGACTGGCTGTTCGACATCGGTCTGCCAGGCAAAAGCGGAATCGGCGGCGGCATCGTGACGGTGTCGCCAGGCAAAGGGGGCATCGGCACGTTCGCACCGCCGCTCGATGCCGCCGGCAACAGCGTCAAAGGGCAACTCGTCGCCCGGTTCCTGTCCCAGCAGTTGGGGATGGATCTGTTTGTTTCGAAACCAGAAGTCTGA